In a single window of the Scyliorhinus canicula chromosome 1, sScyCan1.1, whole genome shotgun sequence genome:
- the med18 gene encoding mediator of RNA polymerase II transcription subunit 18: MEAPPVTVLPIIGGTINMMEYILQGSVLDQSLESLLHRLRGLCDNMEPETFMDHELVFLLKAQQGSPFILRARRAMDKPGMPWHLRYLGQPEIGDKNRSALVRNCVDIATSDNLSDFLIEMGFRMDHEFVVKGHVFRKGIMKIVVSKIFRILLPGNIDNIEPLSLSYLVELHVVAPPGQDAVSDDMKSFSEQLKPLVHLEKIDPKRLHQV; encoded by the exons ATGGAGGCCCCTCCAGTGACCGTGCTACCCATCATAGGTGGAACCATCAATATGATGGAATATATTCTGCAAG GGAGCGTGTTGGACCAGAGTCTGGAAAGTCTTCTTCATCGACTGCGTGGTCTTTGTGATAATATGGAGCCAGAAACCTTTATGGATCATGAGCTGGTTTTTCTGCTAAAAGCCCAGCAGGGAAGTCCATTCATTTTAAGGGCCCGACGTGCCATGGACAAGCCTGGCATGCCATGGCACCTCCGCTACCTTGGGCAGCCTGAAATTGGAGACAAAAACCGATCCGCACTGGTGCGAAATTGTGTGGACATTGCCACATCTGACAACCTAAGCGACTTTCTGATAGAGATGGGTTTCCGCATGGACCATGAGTTTGTGGTAAAGGGACATGTCTTCCGCAAAGGGATTATGAAGATTGTGGTGTCCAAGATCTTTCGGATTCTGCTCCCTGGTAACATTGATAACATTGAGCCGCTATCATTGTCGTACCTCGTAGAGCTGCATGTAGTGGCACCTCCTGGCCAGGATGCAGTGTCAGATGACATGAAAAGTTTTTCAGAACAACTGAAGCCTTTAGTTCATCTAGAAAAAATTGACCCGAAGAGATTACATCAGGTGTAG